A stretch of DNA from Prinia subflava isolate CZ2003 ecotype Zambia chromosome 9, Cam_Psub_1.2, whole genome shotgun sequence:
TGTGTTTTGCCTGAAAGCATAAAAGTATTTCTGATGCCAATGCAGCTGTAGGTAGAATTAACAAACCTCTATGTTAATAAATACTCCTCCAAACAGTtctaattttaaatatacaGCCTGGTTCTTCTCCCTGTAAGTCACTTGGCAGTAGTTCTTGTGATGTGTGGtactgtgcagctctgcaggtcaCTCCCTCTCAAGGTCGTTTGCTGTTTGGTTCAGTTTCTGTGTGCAGAAATGGAGCCCAGATGAGTGGTTGCAGTTTCCCTATGGGAAGGGGCCAAGGGTCAGGCAGATGCACAGGTGATGTGCACTGGCTCTCAACACCACCTCCAGTCCAGTGGATCAGTCTGTGTATTAAAGAGTGGtgcacttaaatattttttcattggGTATTTTGTTCTTGTGGCCCCAACAGGAACACTACAACCATCTCTAATAATACAGCCAGACTTTGGAAATGCACCAGTCCTTTTCTCCTTGCTCACTGCTACACTGAGCCCTTTTTCTGTAGGAAGTTGTGATCTTTTTAGCTGCCCTAGAACTCCGTAgccaaatagaaaaataaatgctttgttctgaagttgttttgcttttaagtGAGGATCTGTCTAAATATTAGTTTAGGCAGCTGGTCAAATCCCAGGTATGAACAATTATCTGTTTTCATGATTTAATGTTTTGATTGTATGGATGGCATGCTGGGCAAGACAATAATTTAGTTTTGCTTGTAGAGGAGGAGATTGAGTGGATAGTAGAGGGAAACCTTTCTATCCCTTTTGCCACCCCAGCTTTGCTGGATTTAATACAACATGTCTCCTGATGCATTTCAGACTCCTCTCCTTTAGCTGAAGGGCCAGAGAGAAGCACAAAAGCTATTTTTAGACTTcaggcacagaaaaataaatacagaattgACATTGTGGTAACTAAGTCAGTAACAAGTCAGATGGAGTtactgaaagcagagaaatacaGTAATCTAAAGCAGAGACAAGATACTGAGGCTTTTTTTGATGGGCAGTGACTATAAGGAGAAAAAGGATAGTGTCAGACTTCACAGCTTGAGTAGAAGATACTGAGGAAGCTGGAAGACAAATGCTGAATGTTTTTTCAGGAATAATCTTTTGGCAGTACCAATATTCGTTATGCTATTTTTAGAGGCTGTGGTATATAACATAACTTGCTGTTCTAGAGGCATAACAAGGAATGCTTTCCAGAGCAAGGCAGAAATGTACAGTTTGAAGGTACTGTGCTACATTACTGTAGCTTCTTCCCAGTGTCCTACCTATTCCAGAAGTACTGGgttccttgttttccttttttacagttttgctgttgtttcatGTTCTTACCTCCTGATTCTAATTTTTGTGCAACTGAAGACTTGATAAGTtattgtggggaaaaaaagagaagtcaaTGGGAACACATCAGAAAATCCAGTGCCTGACAAActtaataattattttagtGTTTTTAGTCCTCACAGATTGTTACAGAAAAAGTCATGAAAGAGCCTGTTCTTCCTGGAAGCAGCTCAAGGACTGTATTAGCATTTATACTGCTTAAATTGAGGCAACTCTGGAGGATATCTACCACTCCAATGTACTTTTTTATCCTCAGGCCTAttagatttatttaaaattaaaacaatataCTTTTTAGAAGACATAAGGCACCGTTCTGTTACAGTTTTAATATGTGCATTTTATAAATGGAAAAGTctggttaatttttttatatgtCAGTAAAAAAGCGTACACACAGCAGTAATAATGATCCTTTAAAATCCTTGAACTAATCACATTGGAAAACAAGGTACATGTGAAGATGTGCTGCTATTTCCCTACAGTTGAAAGTAAAGTTCATCTTCCTGCATTGTCCAGGAAAACAACAGTTAAATACTGTAATCTCTGTTATGTAAGATAGTCCTAAAAACCATAAAGTTTGGATAAAAAACATCCTGAGGTATCTACTGTCAATTGATCCTTTGAACAGTAGTATCTGTTCAGTTTCTGAGTGTAGAATTAGTTGTTGTAAAACTGTAAATTCTTAAATGCTTTTTGGAAAGTTTGCTATATTATTAGTGTTTCAGTtgtttaggcttttttttttacacatgAAATCTTTCTTGAGATTCAGGGAATCTGAAGAAAAGGAATTCTGTTACAGCTCTCTGCAAGATTCATGATTTGCAAACTATGGCTGGTAGCTCTCCTGCTCCATAAGCAACCAAGGATACAAAGAGAAATTAGTAAATTAGGTAGAacagtcttctttttttctggaacttAAAACGTGTGGGCAGCTTCAAACAAACTCAACTTTTTAAGttacatttttgttcatttgtacATTGTTACACTGTTGTGGCCTTTGTTATGTTTGTCAACTATATGCATATTTTCCAGGTTGTGGGTCACAAAGAAGGTCTGGATGTGATGGAGAGAGCTGATCCTTTATTCCTTTTGATTGGCCTTCCCACCATCCCAGTCATGCTAATACTGGGCAAGATGATCCGCTGGGAGGACTATGTGCTCAGACTGTGGCGCAAGTACTCTAACAAGCTACAAATTCTGAACAGCATATTTCCAGGTAATGTGATTTAATTTCAGAGGAAATGCCAAGACTGAATTTCTGCCTTTAGGAGATGAGGATAGGCAAGTAGTTTTTGATATTTTCAAGTAGAGGTGATTAACACCATCCTTCTATTTCATATTCAATCTGTTTAGATTGTGTTTGTGTAGTATGTCCTGAGAAGGGTGGGGCAGGCGTAGAAGGAACGTGAGTTCAGTTCAGGCTTTAGTAACAAAACAAGCTACTAAAATTCATGGGTCTTACTTGAGAGTAAAAATAACTGCAGTCATTTATGGAAATGGAAACAATATTCACTGAGAAGAGGGATATTTCTCAAAAAGCAGTATAGATTTATAGTGGAGTGGGGAGTGGGCAGTAATGTACTTTCTAGGTTCTTTTTGAGGCAGTGGCTGTGTAACCTTTTCTTCCCCCATTCTTATCCCTTAGGCATTGGATGTCCTGTTCCTCGTATCCCAGCAGAGGCCAACCCTTTGGCAGATCACGTCTCTGCCACGCGGATTCTGTGTGGAGCTCTGGTGTTCCCTACCATTGCCACGATAGTTGGCAAGCTGATGTTCAGCAGTGTTAACTCAAATTTACAAAGGACAATCTTGGTAAGAATCAATACTGTTTGCTTCATAAATTATTATCATACAGGAATATGAAGTATTGTGAAGGAGATaggcaaaggagaaaagaacaTAAATTGATACAGAATTTTAGGAGTGGCATTTGATTaaaggaaggggttttttttaaggttttcttTCTTAGCAGTGGACAAACATCATGTCAGACTGTCTTTATGACTGAAACTAATCTCAGTTCATGACAAGGCTGAAACTTTTATCTGGCACTGTAGTAGGCAGGCCTCAGCAGTAATCAAGGCTGACAATGAAGACAAGGAGCCAGCATCTTCTAAGAACAATCTCTGTAAGGGAAGATTGGTGTTTATGTTATAAACCTTTCCATATTAGCTTTTGTTTACTGATTTTGAGAGAAACCCTTCGtttcttattttaataaagagatGAAAATTAACTCTCCATAGAATTCAAATGAAGGAGGAATGGCAATCTCTTCCTTTGTGAATAACCTCTCTGGCTATAGCCTTTCAAGGGCAAGGACACTGAGTTTGGTAATGTGGAATCCCTGCTCATCtgactgtccctgcagcccgTTTTCAATTCCTGCCTGTTTATGCACCCTTCTCTTTTACATGGAACAGTGATACTGCAAATGTTCACGCAGACTAAAATCTTCGTGGTGTCTTTTATGAAGACTTAAATTAACATATTGTAAAGCTTtctggaggggaagggaagtttgttttacaaaaacagcttttattttactcCAGTTTTGGCAAGTGCCATTTTTCACAGTCTAGTTACAGAATGGTTATCAGCACTATTCCTTGTGCCATATATAGTATATATTGAGAGAAGGGAGGAAAGCAGATACATATCtacattttctttgttcttgaaataaaattttgatttttaaattcagaatattGGTGAGACTTCcaaggaaataaaagcttttaaagttTCAGTCTGTAATCCCTTTAAGTAACATTAACCTCTGTAATAGGTTCATTGTGGCAGAAAACTTTGAGATACTAATTTGGAACTGTATTGTATTAATTAGTTaatctttagaaaaaaataccataTGTTTAGAAAACAAATCTTCTCTGACTGGAAATTTTTAAGAACATTTGCCATGATATGACACTGAACTGTGcaagttttcaaaatatctttttatttcagGGTGGAATTGCTTTTGTTGCTATAAAAGGAGCTTTTAAGGTTTACTTCAAGCAACAGCAATATTTGCGCCAAGCTCACcgcaaaattttaaattaccCTGAGCAAGAAGGAGCGTAAGGCTGTAACCTCCAGATGTCACAGAGTCTCACCTAACAGGTTTCCATGTTGTATTGGTTCCATTGTTATTGCACAGTAGTGGAAAATTGTGATAAGTTGCTGCtcctctatttttcttttctttaaacacaATAAAGCACTGTCTTGTGGCAGGGTAAATCCTTTCAGCAACCACTGAACCTAAGAATGTGATTTGGCATTTggctttcattattttttggATATTTCTGTTGGGCAATAGgcttttgaattattttctttgagcCAATatactgaatgaaaaaaaaaaatcaactacaGAACATTTTAAGTGTAGTTATGTAGGGTATATCCAAATGCCTTTTCTATAGGTGTTTTCATACCCACGCTGTCATTCAGTTTAGCATTTCACACAATGAAGGGAGATTGCTTTAGAAGAGGAATGTGAGTCATTACCAAGGAGAAGTAATTTTCCTTGGGTTTTGCTGGTATCAGATGAGGAGTGTGAAATACTCAAAtgacagagaaagcagaagatAGATCACTCTCTACAGGACTTGTTTGTCAGCTTTAACCACCTAAGTATTAGGTGTTAAAATTAGCGTGGCTTTCAGGTGACTGTTTTATTACTGGTAATTTTCAGTGTCCTGTTGTATCTTCTGCAGTGCCTAGTGTCATTTTCTCATGGCTTTACTGGTTTGTAACTGGTGCTGgatagcatttttttcctccttaattaaaataattacaaggAGAGAGTAAATTTCAGTTGCTTATTTTGTAGTTAAGTATTAGAGCACTTTTTTAGTTTCCATATTCCTTCATGTTGTGTAAATACTCCTAGCAAACCTATGAGAAAGCAGCATTGAACACTAAAGCTCCGTTTGAACTGACAGAGCAGGGTCCCCTGAGgcatccagccctggctgtgtcactCACTGTTcagggctgggctctcctgccctgctggaagtgctggctgcagggggcTGACCCTGCACCCTGGGTACCTGAGCTGAGCGTCCTGCCAGGGTAAGGTGCTCTTAAGGTAACTTGTCTCCGTTTTGTAAAGGACTAAAGGATAAATCTTGAATGTGTAATAAAGTTCATTTATACAGTAAGCTTTACTGGTCCCATATGTGTAAAGCAGTCAGCTGAGGGAGATGTTAGAACTTCCATTATTTGATGTATTTCTAAACCTAATTTCAACACAAGTTGACTGTTTTGTGAAGTTAAATCCTGACAAACATAACACAGCCATTGCATACCAGACCTAACCTAGATTTTGTATTTGAAGTTCTTTATTAACAGCAATTTCTTGGTTTTTCTCCAAGTTTTTTCTTGTTCATATTAGTATGGCAAATGCATGAAGAATggcttaaaaaaatcttctagtGGAATTATTCataagtaaatatttcttttcaccAGAAATGAAGTAAATGCAGAATGGATTTCCTATTTGACTGCAATAATGTATGTTAGGAGAAATTCAAAGTAGGGTACCTTTTCTATAGTATGTTTATCTTAATTACCAAgatgtaatattttaaaactgtacAAAAGTGTATATAAAGGCCAATTAGTATTAAAAACCTATACAGGTGTTAAGAATTATACATTCAATCAATATCAAATACTTTTGAGGCTATTGCTGTAATGGAAGAATTACTATAACCTTGTATGTCTGCTGATGATATTTGTCTTAGTGGGCTCACTTTTATATAAAACCTAAACTGAGTAGCAGCCTCTGAAAGTTGCTACACTCTGTAAGATAGTCTTGAAACAATATAATATGTATTTCTTACAGAATTCCTCGTTtcaagaaaacagcttttcagtGGTCTTCTCTGTATATATTTCCAAGCAATTTATTACTGTTTTTTAAAGTCTCATGGAGAGAACTGAATGATGCAAATTAGTGGGTTTGAAACATGTTTCATGAGAAAGCTCATTGTCTCATTTGGAAGGTAAAGCTATTGTAAAAATGCAATTATAAAATACTGTATGAACTGTAAGATGATTTCACATGAGTGGTTAAAGGTCATTACTCTGTAAATCTTGTTTTTAAGTATTGAAAATTATAGTTATGTTGAATTAGgttgaataaatattttttacactCCTTAGTGTATTTTGTCAGTGGAACAAAAAGCCTGTAGCAAAACTTCTGAATGGAAActatgttttgttttaatgcatACCAATTTATATAATGAATTTTAAGTTGATAGAGTAAAGAAATATCTTTGTGATGAAGAATTACTTTAAGAGTTAAGTCTGACATtgaattctttttcctcctctctagTGATAATAAATGATACAGGGGAATGTGTTTcttaaacatttaaaacaaaagaagtgtTGCAATATGGGCAACTTCCAGTAACACAGAACTGAGGTTGGAAGTGACTACATATCCTTAGGCTGGCTGATGTGCAGCATTGGTTTGGGCAGTACATTGATCCCTCTTCATCAAGAAAGGTAATACTGGCTGAAGGACTTGCATTTTTCACTGATAGCAAATTTATGTCCCATTACTTTCAGGACAGGGTCTGGCATTTCTCAGTATACTCTCACCTGTAATATGGTTTCTCTTAGACTTCCATTACATTGACATAAGGGCACGAATTACCTGTGCCATGTTTATGTAAATACACAGAAGatgttctctccttctctcttttcttctgccttAAACTCTTAGATTTGGATGGACccctacttttctttttttttcttgtgtcgTTCTTTCCTATAAAACTTAGAAGTATGTGTGCCAAAATTTGCAAGCATTCTTTCTGCTTTACTAAGATAGAGAAGTCCAGATAGgctttattaattaaatttcagGCCTTACTCAAAAGGCTTGGAAAGGGTAACACTCACTCTCCAGGagggcagctcccaggacaCAAGAGGTATTGCTGTGGGTGAAAAATGTGCTCTGCAAACAGGGATGAACTACCTCGTGAACCATGGCTCCTTGGCCTTCAGAAGGTTTGAAGACCTGTGGCCACTTTGTCCATTCTTGCCAGATAGTTATTCACATGCTCAGgatattttactgcttttgcTCCTCTGAATATTGTGAGCATAAAGCAGTTATTTTTGTTGTACTGTACTAAGTGCAGTAGAAAAATTCCGTTCCAGAACCACTAAAAGCAAACAGGAGACATGACTTGAAACTGCCTCAACcaaacagctcagcagcacctgTCAAAACATATCGTGCAGGCATCTCATTTAATGCTGGATGACTAAGCCATGGAAAAGCAATTGCCTAAGCAGTGGTCCTCCATAGGAAGtactgtgcttttaaaataaaaaataaaagcagttccTGGCTTCAGACCCCTCTGTGGTAGAGCATGCACAGCTTGATGCTTGAGGTGTTGTGTTTTTCAGTTGCTCCTCTGCTCTTACTACAACTCAGTAACACTTGGCTGCAGTTTAATGGGAGCTGCAAAAGGAATGCACTGCTCTGAGTATTTACTGCGTGTCTAAGGACTGTTCTGTCAGCAGTTGCCATTTCTCTAACATGAATCATTACGAGAAGCTGCCTCTGAAAGAGCCTCCCTTTCCTAATTTTCTAGATACTTCTCATGCACAGAAGATAGAATATATAAGAATAGAATTAAATACATCTTTAGTTTGATGAAAAGCAAGAAtgattttggaggtttttttctgcagcaaatGGTGGCTGGTTCAGAACTGTTAGAGACTTTCTTCCATCAAGTTAGTCTATCACATTAACTCTCTTGCAGTTCTAGGTTAACATAGATCATTCCCTTGGGTAATTCAGGGTTTGTTACTAATCATAGTTTGCTGCATGTCTGTTGCTTTATTCTGTTTCAAACAAGACCACAGTGCAGAAGTCCTGCTTATCCACTGAATTTCTACTTCAGGTACAGgggttttatgtattttattttattaaaccaAGACAGATGCTTGTTAAGTATAGCTAACATGTTACAATAACTGCTTCTGGATCAAGAACACCACAGTAGCTCTATGGAACACAAGTTACATGATGAAAGGCATTTGGGGTGGGGTGGATGTGTGTAGgaataaaaacagagaaagaagaaaatgccattttgaCATACGGAGTCTGAGACTTGGACCCAATTCCCTTAGCATCAAGCTACAAAAGGCCAGTGGGATTTCTTGTAACCTAGACAAGAGCAATTGTTTTAGAATTGCTGAGAGGAGCATAGAAAATTGGTgctaacttttaaaaatatttcagtttgaatTTCATTAAACAAAGATTTCAGGTTTTAGAATTTTTTGGTAccttttaaatacaaaacaggtttttttgtgttctcATGTTGGTTTCTTTTGCAAAAGCAAATTGCAACTTTTAACAGCAGGGTTCTCTACCCcagaatgtttttaaatttcaagGTACTGTGAAAAAGAAAGTGCTTTCCACTTAGCATAAATTCTCTACTGGGGAATACAACTGACCTTCCCCCATCTCTACTGCAGGCACAGAATTTTGCTATGGATTTATGCTACGTAGCACCTTATTCATAATGAGGCTGCTTTTCCCATCTCATTTCCAAGATGAATTAAAATGCAGACAAAGAGTGAATTCACGAGTGAATTCACAACTGATTTCAAAAGTATGGCTGCTTCCTTTTTTAACAgagattttctattttcctttctaaaggAGCTCAAAAGTGCTAAGACTCATTAcatccatttattttattttttaaagtacagtTACAACATTTACATAGGGGAAGTATATGCCAAATGACAGGAAACCCGTGTGTATTTCCTGAGGCTCGAGGCCAGAAGCTCTTTGGGTAGAGTCTTAGTAAGTGGTCATAGTCTATAACATTCCTCCAGCATTTCAGTTCTTGCTGAGCTAAATGACACACACTGTGTGTTGAAATCCCTTTATGTAACACTTAAGAGTAGAATTATTAGCAACCCACAGAAATATTGCCCTAATCTACAGATTAGGACCAAGAAAAACCAAGCCAGCTTTACTAGTAGCAGCTGGGGAGACATTTTAGAAATGATTCCAGCAACAGACGATGGAAGTTGCCTCACGTGTCGGGGAGagcatcttgtctcttcaaaactctgagcagcacagggcgTGAGTGCTAAGTGCaccccctgccaagggcagcatCGTGCAGCTGCTAGCACTGAGCTCTCTGTGCCTGGGCCTTTCCAGCTGAGTACCAGGATGGGGGTAAATCTCTGCCTTGCAGATAATGTAATTACAGAATGTTTgtagaaacagaaacagaagagtGCCAGTGCCTCCCAAAACCCTGTCAGATGCTTGTAGTAACTCATGTTACTGGCTTATTTCAAAATGCTGGCCCAGTCCTTACCTATTGCATGTGGCATTGAGATGTAACTATTTGCAAACCTGACAAGAAAGGTGTCTTTCATGGTTatcttatttttccttgttaCCGTATTAATTAACTCCCATAAGCCTCCCTTAATGTCTCATTATTGAGGAGTATGTCCATTTATGGCATCCACATatgaagagtttaaaaaaagtaataaaaaatcaTGCTGTATAATAAGCTGGACTGTCAGCTTTAGGAGCCTCATTACAGGGGAATCAGCTGCATCTGGATATTCCTCATAAGCAAATtaacaaagcattttaaaaagtagtgCTCAAGATGAATTCATCCCTTTTGGCAGCTGCATAATCATCATCTGGGAAACCATGTAATCCTTTCCTTGCACCTCATGAATGGCATCCACTGAGCCAATGTTCACACACATTGGCAGACCTATGAACATCACCAGGAGTATTTCTGCATCAGCCATGAGATTCAGCTTGGATGGTGGTTTTTAGTTTTGGTTTAGTGCTATTCAAGGCTTGTCATATTGCCCACCCCAGGAGAGGCACAAAAGGCATAAGCAAGCTGAATTGATCAGCatgtggcagctctgctccagtcAAAAAGCATAAATATACTGAAATGTAACTAGGATAAGTCAAATATACACCACAATTATATGGCTCATGGTAGGCAGACTCTAAAAGTATATTTTTGCATTGTAACATTTCCTGTATTCTAAAAGCAAATTCTTTTCTTATGATTGCATTTTTGAGATGTAATTAGATGGCTTCAAAatatggtttttttctgtaacaacCCTCTCTTGAAAGTCAAGTATCTTTTTTTACTAATTGACTTATGGAAGAACTGAACAGTATTACCATCAAAATACAGTAACAACACTTGATATTCCCTGTCCAGTAGGTAAGGAAGCAGAAGGATGGAGAGCCTGTgcaatgaaattaaattctaaTACTAGTGACAGTGAATTTGGTAGTCTTGAGTAGTGCACATagttaattttgtcttttaaactctatttgcattttttaaaattagcatTTAATCTGTATTAGATAAACCACAACACCCATGctcacacatacacacaaaccCTGCCTTTTTGTGTGCCATGGCTGTACCAGGAGAGCGCAACCAAAATGCCAGCAGCTGAGTTGGCTGTTACTTGCTTCCAATAAGGATGGGGCTAAGAGTAATGTGACCTATGGAACAAGCTTCCTGGCCTCTTTTTTCCCAGAAGGtactatatttaaaaaatcctctaGTGGTGCATTATAAGGCTCTGACACCAATGCAGACAGACCACAGTACAACTTTACAGAAGCCAGACTGGCCTCAGTGTGCAGAGTAACAAAAGATAGAAATGAGAGCATTGTGGCAGGATTCTGGAACGGTACCaactgcttggaaaaaaaagattcagaTTTCATCTAATGTCTAGAACAAGATTATCCCTCATCACAGCAACGTAAGCCTAGAGCAGATGCTGGAATTCAAAATTCTGCACCAGCTGAAAGCAGATCTAGGTCCCCAGCAGGTAAAATGCTGGACTTGCcagcactgttttctttttctggcttctgctgctcctgccagtaGCTGCAGTTGTGctgaaaagttattttaaaaggtcAGAGATAAAGATAGTTGGCTATGGATTTGCAATCCTGAACACATGCAGTATCTGAGAAGATGATCTGATCTCGTATTCTGGTTCAGTCCTTTTATAGTTAATCTCCCCATTTTCCAACTGTGTAGGAATTGTACATTTTGGCTAATCCTCGTATGCCTCTGGTGGATGGAGTTTTTTCCATTGACAGCAGTTCATCAGTACAGCTAAACAAAATCACTGTAAGCTGTCAAACAGAAGACAAATGAGAGCTTAGAAAATAGAATACTCACTGAACTGAGACAACACTTCAGCGCCGACAATGATGATGGCAGGGGAGCAGAGACTATCTAGTTATAATTGCCAATTTAGCAACAGCTGAGCCTGTACTTATCTGAATTAGTACTTCTGCTAAATTCATGATGTTTTTGTCCTGTGCTAAGGCGTGACGTTAGCAGACACAATGCAGATGCAGTGTTCCAGGGATAACTCCTCTCTCAAAAGCAGCAGGATGTTGGTAGTCTGATGACTGAGTCCTAAGGGAAGAGCTCTTTTTTCCCTTATGTGGGTACCTGCTGTTgagc
This window harbors:
- the MARCHF5 gene encoding E3 ubiquitin-protein ligase MARCHF5; this encodes MAEQTGLALPQTMDRSCWVCFATDEDDRTAEWVRPCRCRGSTKWVHQTCLQRWVDEKQRGNSTARVACPQCNAEYLIVFPKLGPVVYVLDLADRLISKACPFAAAGIMVGSIYWTAVTYGAVTVMQVVGHKEGLDVMERADPLFLLIGLPTIPVMLILGKMIRWEDYVLRLWRKYSNKLQILNSIFPGIGCPVPRIPAEANPLADHVSATRILCGALVFPTIATIVGKLMFSSVNSNLQRTILGGIAFVAIKGAFKVYFKQQQYLRQAHRKILNYPEQEGA